From the Quercus lobata isolate SW786 chromosome 6, ValleyOak3.0 Primary Assembly, whole genome shotgun sequence genome, one window contains:
- the LOC115994540 gene encoding nucleolin — translation MEGKHGPVAVTLAYGALTCAGEALATLLFSTLLKTQLFTPLQDPSIKGNQNTEYQDKQVDAEGDDDNDDDGDDDDDADGGFGEGEEDLSSEDGGEFPNNPNNDKSNSKKSADGGAGGAEENGEEEDDDEEDGEDQDDDDDDDEDDDDDDDGGEEDEEGVEEEENEEEEEDEDEEALQPPKKRKK, via the exons ATGGAGGGTAAACATGGTCCAGTGGCAGTTACTCTTGCTTACGGTGCGCTAACGTGCGCTGGGGAGGCCTTAGCCACTTTGCTTTTCTCCACTCTGCTCAAAACCCAGCTTTTCACCCcg CTTCAGGATCCTAGTATCAAAGGTAATCAAAACACTGAATACCAAGACAAGCAAGTTGATGCTGAGGGAGATGATGACAATGACGATGATGgggatgacgatgatgatgcaGATGGCGGATTTGGAGAAGGTGAAGAGGACCTATCATCTGAAGATGGAGGGGAGTTCCCTAACAACCCCAACAATGATAAGAGTAACTCAAAAAAGAGTGCAGATGGCGGGGCAGGTGGAGCAGAAGAGAACGGggaagaggaagatgatgatgaagaagatggtgaGGACCAAGATGACGATGACGATGACGATGAAGACGACGATGATGACGACGATGGTGGGGAAGAGGATGAGGAAGGGGTAGAGGAAGAAGAGaatgaggaggaagaggaggacgAAGATGAGGAAGCACTCCAGCCCccaaagaagaggaagaagtga
- the LOC115994858 gene encoding UBP1-associated protein 2B-like, with protein MAKTTKTKKRKLVKKFHKDEPQQINKKLKSKKTEKPPPPQSDSGSDSDSDSGSGSDSFTKLLEPYTKDQLIDLISTIALKVPPLSQHIRHVADRDVSHRKIFIHGLGWDTSRQAVLSAFESFGDIEDCNVVTDKATGKAKGYGFVLFTTRKSALKALQNPKKKIGNRFASCQLASVGPGVTQAQTQAQEALSRRIYVSNVPFDTDSEKLRQFFSKFGEIETGPIGFDSTTGRSRGFALFVYKTEAGAKKVLEDPHKSFEGHRLNCSKATEPKAKKNPVQPVVQTQPPPPQPMQQQQQQLQLQQQQQQQQPPPPQGSVLAAVAAAQNMAMFGHHPSLNPMYGGFIANPGAAILANQAQSVLGAYGGAGPGLQAMYPNTQMGPHMGQPNTSRAQGPSGYPSYM; from the exons atggcGAAGACTACCAAAACCAAGAAACGAAAGCTCGTCAAGAAATTCCACAAAGACGAACCAcaacaaatcaacaaaaagCTCAAATCCAAAAAGACCGAAAAGCCCCCTCCACCACAAAGCGATTCCGGCTCCGATTCCGATTCTGATTCCGGTTCCGGCTCGGACTCCTTCACGAAACTCCTCGAACCCTACACCAAAGACCAACTCATCGATCTCATATCCACCATAGCTCTCAAGGTCCCTCCCCTCTCTCAACACATCCGCCACGTGGCAGACCGAGACGTCTCGCACCGAAAAATCTTCATCCACGGCCTCGGCTGGGACACCTCGCGCCAAGCCGTACTCTCCGCCTTCGAATCCTTCGGCGATATAGAGGATTGCAACGTCGTCACAGACAAGGCCACCGGAAAAGCCAAAGGATACGGCTTCGTTTTGTTCACAACTCGAAAATCAGCACTGAAAGCACTCCAAAACCCTAAGAAGAAGATCGGTAACCGCTTCGCTTCTTGCCAGTTAGCCTCCGTGGGCCCGGGGGTCACTCAGGCCCAAACCCAGGCCCAAGAAGCATTGTCGCGTCGGATTTATGTGAGCAATGTACCGTTCGATACCGATTCCGAGAAATTGAGGCAGTTCTTCTCCAAATTCGGCGAGATCGAGACCGGACCGATCGGATTCGACTCCACCACCGGGAGATCCAGAGGATTCGCTCTCTTCGTGTACAAAACCGAGGCCGGTGCGAAGAAAGTTCTAGAGGATCCGCACAAGTCATTCGAAGGACACAGATTGAATTGCTCGAAAGCAACGGAACCGAAGGCCAAGAAAAATCCGGTACAGCCGGTGGTGCAGACTCAGCCTCCTCCGCCGCAACCGatgcagcaacaacaacaacaactacaactacagcaacagcaacaacaacaacaaccgcCACCACCGCAGGGTTCGGTTTTAGCGGCGGTTGCTGCGGCGCAAAATATGGCGATGTTTGGACATCATCCGAGTTTGAATCCAATGTATGGCGGGTTCATTGCGAATCCTGGAGCTGCAATTTTGGCCAACCAGGCCCAGTCGGTGCTCGGGGCTTATGGCGGAGCAGGTCCGGGTTTACAGGCGATGTACCCGAATACACAGATGGGCCCACATATGGGGCAGCCGAATACCAGTAGAGCCCAGGGTCCTAGTGGGTACCCATCATATATGTG A